One Azotosporobacter soli genomic region harbors:
- a CDS encoding tungsten cofactor oxidoreductase radical SAM maturase, which translates to MEECVRWNTGEETILLPKRNDARKLYLEVTSACNFSCITCIRHSWREKDEYMPFALFEKLLADAQEFPDIKTIHFGGFGESLLHPDILAMLALCKKNGYKTEMITNGSLLTPSMLERLIDLELEWLFVSLDGPDEKSFKQIRPGAAGFTEVTDAVRMLQTMKKAKKKMRPLLGVEFVMMKDNYQQIPAIRRLANELRANKLLLTNLLPYHESMKEQILYGEATPDLKKFGSDASMLSILTMGKFEITSWRDCKFVQDKAMVISATGEVSPCYAFLHNYTCYIMGREKKVKAQSFGNLNEKSLSEIWTEASYRVFRYTVRNNLYPSCTDCPQVDGCVMSQDNEADCWGITPACGDCLWARSIVLCP; encoded by the coding sequence ATGGAAGAATGCGTCCGTTGGAATACCGGGGAAGAAACAATTCTTTTGCCGAAACGAAACGATGCGCGCAAGCTGTACTTGGAAGTTACCTCTGCCTGCAATTTCAGTTGCATTACCTGTATTCGACATTCCTGGCGCGAAAAAGATGAATACATGCCGTTCGCGCTGTTTGAAAAACTGCTTGCCGATGCGCAGGAATTTCCCGACATTAAAACCATTCATTTTGGCGGTTTTGGCGAATCGCTGCTTCACCCTGATATTCTCGCAATGCTCGCGCTTTGCAAAAAAAACGGTTATAAAACGGAAATGATTACGAATGGTTCGCTGCTTACGCCGTCGATGCTCGAGCGTTTGATTGATTTGGAGCTTGAATGGCTGTTTGTTTCGCTCGATGGGCCGGATGAGAAATCCTTCAAGCAAATTCGCCCCGGCGCAGCCGGCTTTACCGAGGTGACGGACGCGGTACGCATGTTGCAGACGATGAAGAAAGCGAAGAAAAAGATGCGTCCGCTGCTTGGCGTAGAGTTTGTGATGATGAAGGATAATTATCAGCAGATTCCGGCGATTCGCCGACTGGCGAATGAATTGCGCGCCAATAAGCTGCTGCTTACGAATCTGTTGCCCTACCATGAAAGCATGAAGGAGCAGATCCTCTATGGCGAAGCGACGCCGGATCTGAAAAAATTCGGCAGCGACGCTTCGATGTTATCGATTTTGACAATGGGGAAATTCGAAATCACTTCGTGGCGAGACTGCAAATTCGTGCAGGATAAGGCGATGGTCATTTCGGCAACGGGCGAAGTCAGCCCTTGTTATGCGTTTCTGCACAATTACACCTGCTATATCATGGGGCGTGAAAAAAAGGTCAAGGCCCAGTCCTTCGGTAATCTGAACGAGAAATCGCTGTCAGAGATATGGACGGAAGCATCCTATCGCGTTTTTCGCTACACGGTGCGGAATAATCTCTATCCGTCCTGTACCGATTGTCCGCAGGTTGACGGTTGCGTTATGTCGCAGGATAACGAAGCTGACTGCTGGGGGATAACGCCGGCTTGCGGCGATTGTCTTTGGGCGAGAAGCATTGTTTTATGCCCGTGA
- a CDS encoding class I SAM-dependent methyltransferase translates to MNEQYYEKLLNIKTAGEQKIFNDSPHYNHYEPTSYSLLEQLAAQHAFNADDHIVDFGCGKGRLNFYLHHHFSATVTGIEMDPYFYQQAIDNKKSYFKKHAQPENKIHFLHCFAEEYEVKRFDTVFYFFNPFSLQIFTKVVGNILHSIEKQERSVDIILYYPSYDYIYFLENSTPFTLSSEIKAADSPAQDPRDSFSIYRFTAETDSSAALV, encoded by the coding sequence ATGAACGAACAGTATTACGAAAAATTGTTAAATATAAAAACCGCCGGCGAGCAGAAGATTTTCAACGACTCGCCACACTATAACCATTATGAGCCGACCTCTTATTCGCTGCTCGAGCAATTGGCCGCACAACATGCTTTCAACGCAGACGACCATATCGTCGACTTCGGCTGCGGCAAAGGCCGCCTTAATTTTTACCTGCATCATCATTTTTCAGCGACTGTCACCGGCATCGAAATGGATCCTTACTTTTATCAGCAGGCAATTGACAATAAAAAATCGTATTTTAAAAAACATGCGCAACCGGAAAACAAAATACATTTCCTGCATTGCTTCGCCGAAGAGTACGAGGTAAAACGCTTCGACACGGTCTTTTATTTTTTTAATCCGTTTTCGCTGCAAATCTTCACCAAGGTTGTCGGCAATATCCTGCACTCGATCGAGAAACAAGAACGCAGCGTCGACATCATCCTCTACTATCCAAGTTACGATTACATCTACTTTCTCGAAAACAGCACGCCGTTTACACTGTCGAGTGAAATAAAAGCCGCCGATTCGCCGGCGCAGGATCCGCGCGACAGTTTTTCCATCTATCGGTTCACCGCTGAAACCGATTCTTCCGCCGCTCTTGTTTGA
- a CDS encoding sigma-54-dependent Fis family transcriptional regulator: MNLETADAVDSTFIGWLRFTTTLPNTGSERHYPVKKDILDSWLRCRQAKVDPDDERIHASLSDAMLQDLLHEKRELIAIAKPFMQNLYRIVAGSGFVVALTDERGYIMEILGDEDTLTNPMTVSFFQGASWSEKEAGTNAIGTAALLRKPVQVSGAEHYCRKHHALTCSAAPILDAQGQLLGILDVSGASSSAHLHTLGMVVAAVEAIVGQMDIREKNKALNVTNKRLTNIFNTMSDGVIMIDSNGIISDLNPIVPQIFGSVVNQVELKAGVSVECLLGAKQIAIRKMLKCKNAFSDVEIMVETSEGLNHCLASGTPVTNEQGHVIGGVIVLRPIQQIQSLVNRFNGNYGAFHFSDIIGESKSILEAVRVAARAAMSTANVLLQGESGTGKEVFAQAIHNRSARCAGPFIAVNCGALPRELIGSELFGYADGAFTGAKRGGKPGKFELASGGTLFLDEIGDMPLEQQVALLRVLQERKVNRIGCDKEIPVDVRVICASNKKLLTEVGKGTFRNDLYYRLNVISITIPPLRERAEDIVLLFNHFLEKLDKHRRSFELDADVQERIVRYDWPGNVRELQNVVERIVSLTEETRITRENLPQEICDWQDGGAETAELKEAAGGCKTERRQRLWEDEERKEILTLLEKHRGNISLIARTLGISRNTLYRKMKQYAIYH; this comes from the coding sequence ATGAATCTTGAAACTGCTGATGCTGTTGACAGTACGTTTATCGGCTGGCTACGCTTTACAACAACGCTTCCCAACACCGGCAGCGAACGCCATTATCCCGTGAAAAAAGACATTCTCGATTCCTGGTTGCGCTGTAGACAGGCGAAAGTCGATCCGGATGATGAGCGCATACACGCCAGCTTAAGCGATGCGATGCTGCAGGATTTGTTGCACGAGAAACGGGAACTGATTGCGATTGCGAAACCGTTTATGCAAAATCTGTATCGCATCGTTGCCGGCTCGGGCTTTGTTGTGGCCTTAACGGACGAACGCGGTTATATCATGGAGATTCTGGGCGATGAAGACACGCTGACCAATCCGATGACGGTGAGCTTTTTCCAAGGCGCGAGCTGGAGCGAGAAAGAAGCCGGAACGAATGCGATCGGTACGGCGGCGCTGTTGCGAAAACCGGTGCAGGTTTCCGGCGCGGAACATTACTGTCGCAAGCACCATGCGCTGACCTGTTCGGCAGCGCCGATTTTGGATGCGCAGGGGCAGCTGCTTGGCATATTGGACGTTTCCGGCGCGTCGAGTTCCGCGCATCTGCATACGCTCGGAATGGTCGTGGCCGCGGTGGAGGCAATTGTCGGCCAGATGGACATTCGGGAGAAGAACAAGGCGCTGAACGTGACGAACAAGCGCTTGACGAACATTTTCAATACGATGTCGGACGGCGTGATCATGATCGACAGCAACGGCATCATCAGCGACTTGAATCCGATTGTGCCTCAGATATTCGGTTCGGTCGTCAATCAGGTCGAACTGAAAGCCGGGGTCTCCGTCGAATGCCTTTTGGGTGCGAAACAGATCGCGATTCGAAAAATGCTGAAATGCAAGAATGCCTTTTCCGACGTTGAGATCATGGTGGAGACCAGTGAAGGCCTCAACCATTGTCTGGCATCCGGTACGCCGGTGACCAACGAACAGGGCCATGTGATCGGCGGCGTCATTGTCTTGCGGCCGATCCAACAAATTCAAAGTTTGGTGAACCGCTTTAACGGAAATTACGGCGCGTTTCATTTCAGCGATATTATCGGCGAAAGCAAATCGATTCTGGAAGCCGTTCGCGTGGCCGCGCGCGCGGCGATGTCAACCGCCAATGTGCTTTTGCAGGGCGAAAGCGGTACAGGCAAGGAGGTCTTTGCGCAGGCCATTCATAACCGGAGCGCACGCTGCGCCGGGCCTTTCATTGCTGTCAATTGCGGTGCCTTGCCGCGTGAATTGATCGGCAGCGAGCTGTTCGGTTATGCGGATGGCGCGTTTACCGGCGCCAAGCGCGGCGGCAAACCGGGCAAGTTCGAGCTGGCTTCCGGCGGCACGCTCTTCTTGGATGAGATCGGCGACATGCCGCTCGAGCAGCAGGTGGCGCTCTTGCGTGTGCTGCAGGAACGGAAAGTGAATCGAATTGGCTGCGATAAGGAAATACCCGTTGACGTACGGGTCATTTGCGCAAGCAATAAGAAATTATTGACGGAAGTCGGCAAAGGAACGTTCCGCAACGATCTTTACTATCGCTTGAATGTGATTTCCATTACGATCCCGCCGCTAAGAGAACGCGCGGAGGACATCGTCCTCTTGTTCAATCATTTTTTGGAAAAACTGGATAAGCATCGCCGTTCCTTTGAACTTGATGCGGATGTGCAGGAACGGATCGTGCGTTATGACTGGCCGGGCAACGTGCGGGAATTGCAAAATGTCGTAGAGCGAATCGTAAGCCTGACGGAAGAAACAAGGATAACGCGGGAGAATCTGCCGCAGGAAATATGCGACTGGCAGGACGGCGGCGCAGAAACAGCTGAACTAAAAGAAGCAGCGGGCGGCTGTAAAACGGAACGGCGTCAGCGTCTCTGGGAGGATGAGGAGCGGAAAGAAATTCTCACGCTGCTGGAGAAACACAGGGGCAATATCAGTTTGATTGCGCGTACGCTCGGGATTTCCCGCAATACGCTGTATCGAAAGATGAAACAATATGCCATTTATCATTAG